The Halanaerobiaceae bacterium ANBcell28 genome contains the following window.
TGGTGATTTTAGAGGGTTCTTAGGTGCACCCAGGATAAGTCCGGATTTTATAGATTATTTATGGAGGAGAATATCACCACAGGCAAGACAAGAAAGATTGTCTTTATTACTACCAACAGAATATAGTAATCTTGACGTAGATGAAAGAGGCTTTATATTTACTACAGTTGGAACTGGTGAATATCAAGATGACGATGCAATAAGAAGATTAAACCCTTCAGGAAAAGATGTGTTAAAAAGACAGGGATTTGCTCCACCTACTGGTGACTATGGTTCTTCCTTGCAAGATGCTGAAGGAGAGTGGGTTTTAGAGGGTTCTCACTTTAGAGATATATTAGCCAGGGAAGAAGGGATTTATAGTGCTCTTGACCAGGAAAGGGGTCGAGTATTTACCTATGATTATTTCGGTAATTTATTATATGTATTTGCTGGACGGGGATTTGAAAGAGGAAATTTAAGAAGACCTAGGGCTTTGGCTGAATTTGACAGTCATATAATGGTTATAGATAGTGAGTTGAATGATATAACAGTTTATGCTCCTACTAGATATCAGAAATTAATTCATGATGCTATCAGGGAGTATAATTCAGGTCAATATCAGGAATCAGCTAATATTTGGTCAGAAGTTGTAGGAATGAATGCTAATTTCGATCTAGGTTATACTGGAATTGGTCGAGCTTATTTTAGAGATGATAATTTTGCTGAAGCAATGCAATTTTATAGACTGGGGCAGAACAGAGAGGGATACTCTGCTGCTTATGAATATTATAGGAAAGATTATATTAGAGATAATATTAATATGCTTTTTTTGTCTTTTATAATTATTATCTTTTTAATAATTCTTATAAGAAAATATAGTAAAGTACTTAGTAAAAATCTATATCCGTTTTTGCTAAATGGCTTAGCAAAATCTGAAACTGCTGCTATCTCTTACTTTAAAGAAGATAAATGGCGTTTTGGAAGTTGGATAAAGGCTAGACTCGCTATACTATATTTGCAATCTATAAGAACTATAAAGGGTGTAGCTTATGCAAGACATGTTGTTTTTCATCCCTTTGATGGCTTCTGGGATTTAAAGCATGAAAAATTAGGTAATCTTCCTGCTGCTACAGTTATACTCATTTTATTTACTTTATCAAATATTATTCAAAGACAATATACAGGTTTTATATTTAATCAATCAAATCTTGCTAGATTAAATGTGCTGGCTGAATTTGCCTTTGTGTTAATACCATTTTTCTTATGGGTAACTGTAAACTGGTCATTTACCACATTGATGAATGGAAAAGGAAAGTTCAAGGATATTTATATCGCTACAGCTTATGCATTTACTCCAATGATAATAATAAATATACCAGTTACAATTATTAGCAATTTTATTACAATGGAGGAAGGGGCTTTTATATTTATTTTTTCTTCAATTGCTGTATTGTGGTCATTGTTACTGCTATTTTTTGGTACAATGACAACCCATCAATACGAAACAGGGAAGAATTTCTTTCTAACAATATTAATTATTGCCGGAATAATTTTCAGTCTCTTTATTGGAATTTTATTTTTTAATCTTTCAGAACAGGTGATTCAATTTATAAGAGATATTTATACTGAATTATTTATCAGGGCATAAAGATACTATATGCAGTGGGAGGGTGAATTTATTTAATGAAAAAAATTGTTATTAAAAATAAATTATCTATAGCTATTTTCTTTATAATACTGTTTCAATTAATGACAGGCTTAATATATGCCGATATTCTTGAAAATTATCAAGAAATAGCAGAAAACGAACACTTGGTATTATTTATTAATCACGAAAATTCAGAAGTAGCAGTACAGGATAAGGATAGTGGGACTATCTGGTATTCTAATCCTCCTAATAGGGATGAAAAAGAGACTATTGCTAGAGGAAGTGCTAGAAATGAATTGAATTCTCAAGTATTATTGTCTTTTTATCTTCCTGGTAATAGGCGAAGACATATGAATAATTATGCTGATAGTATTGTTTATAATCAGTTTGAAATTAAAGAAATTGAAAATGGTGTAAGTATTGATTATATTATTGGTGAACAATGGTCAGATGATGATTTTGTTCCAACAGTGATAGGAAAAAATAATTTTGAAACTAAGATTTTAAGTAATTTAGAAGAAGATGGAAGAAGTTTCTTGTTAGAACAATATCATTTATTAGCTATCCGCGAAAAAGAAAGTGGAGAAGATGGTATAGAGATTCCTCGTTTTAATGCAGAAGAAGTAATTGGTGATTATCTATTTTATCTACCAGAAGAAGAGCTTAGTGAAAGAGATCAGAGATTAATAATCCAGGATTTTTTACAATATTACGTGGATAATCGTAGTGATATAGATGGAGTTGCTGAGATACAAGCTGAAGATTTGGCATATTTGCAGGAGGAAGGGGTATATATTCAAAGAAGAAGGATTATGCCCTGGGACAGAGATAATATCCTGGAGAATATTAAAAAAAGTGGCTATACTCCTGATGAGAGAATCTTAGATTACACATCTATAAATATAGATCCTCCAGATGTTAATGTGAGAGTGTTTGAACTAAGTTTAGAATATATAATAGATAATAAAGATTTAATAGTCAGAGTGCCCATGGATAAAGTAATTTATCCAATAGATGTTATTGATAGATCACAGCCAGATCAAGAAATATCCTTACCAATTTATTCACTTCATATATTGCCTTTTTTCGGTGCAGCTGGCGTTGATGATGAGGGTTATATGTTTGTACCAGATGGTGCAGGAGCTATAATTGATCTAAATAATGAAAAAACTAATCTAGCGTCTTATAATAGAAGATTATATGGTCGAGACGAGTCTCTTGAAGCTAGAGAAGAGATCTTACGCTCTGGTGAAGAATTACATCTTCCTGTTTTTGGTATGAAAAAAAATGATAAAGCTTTTTTAGCGATTATAGAAGAGGGAGATGCTTATGCAAGCATTAGGGCATCTATCTCAGGAAGGAATAACTCTTATAATTCTGTTTCTTCCAGCTTTACAACTCTTCCAATGGCTCAATTTGAATTAGGGGATGGTGATGATTTTGAAATATCAAGAATTAATATATATCAGTCCCGGATGCCTGAAGGAAAAATTCAGCTTAGATATACTTTTTTAGAAGAAGAGAATGCTAATTATGTAGGAATGGCTCATAGTTATCAAAATTATTTAATAGATAATTTTCAATTAAGTAGTCTGGAAGCTAGAGAACATACACCTTTTATTCTGGAGTTACTGGGGGCTATTGACCAACAAGAACCTGTTTTTGGTATTCCTCGAAGAGTTGTTACACCGATGACAAGTTATTCTCAGGTTCAGGATATAATTAGAGAATTTAAAGAAAATCAAGTTAAAAATATTTCTTTGAGAATGACAGGATGGTCTGCAGGTGGCGAAAGACACTTTTTCCCTGATAAAGTTCGCATGGAAAGATCGTTAGGGAGTGAAGAAGAATTTCGTATCTTAGTTGACTTTTTACAGGAAGAAAGTATTGATTTTTATCCTGACCATAGTTTTCTAAATATTTATCGAAATAGATTATTTGATAGTTATAATCGTAGAAGTCATGCTGCCCGTTTTTTAACTAGAGGAATTGCCTATATTCCTGATTACAATGTTGCTACTTATCAGGATGAAGAATTAAGGAGAAACGAAAAAGAAATTCTTTCCGCCAGGCATTTAGACGGATTTTTATTTGGATATATGCAAGATTATTCTAACTATGATTTGGATTCAATTTCTTTTAGATATATGGGAAGGCAGTTAAACGCAGACTTTAGACCCAATCCCAATAGGACTATAGATAGACAACAGTCTTTAATTACTACTCAGGGTGTTTTTGAAGAATTAAATAGAAGCCAGGGCTTTAATATTGCTGTTGAAGGAGGTAATGGATATTTATTACCCTATGTAAACAAAATAGTAAGAGTTCCTTTGTTTAGTACAGGTTCAAGGCTGA
Protein-coding sequences here:
- a CDS encoding YIP1 family protein is translated as MKKTSKIFYMLLLLFILSSGVIYADSSTYAVPYYSYTYDFWQDPIMAPQAYQAHRIINGEDLGVGAFSNPQDLFVWNNQEIYIADTGNNRIIITDSEWNLIKIIEDFENDGELDTFNQPYGLYVTNNDELFVADRRNNRLVVLDRQGELIRIISSPVADNPTLFRSGYQFLPVKVAVDNVGRTYVIAEEIIDGVMEFDLDGDFRGFLGAPRISPDFIDYLWRRISPQARQERLSLLLPTEYSNLDVDERGFIFTTVGTGEYQDDDAIRRLNPSGKDVLKRQGFAPPTGDYGSSLQDAEGEWVLEGSHFRDILAREEGIYSALDQERGRVFTYDYFGNLLYVFAGRGFERGNLRRPRALAEFDSHIMVIDSELNDITVYAPTRYQKLIHDAIREYNSGQYQESANIWSEVVGMNANFDLGYTGIGRAYFRDDNFAEAMQFYRLGQNREGYSAAYEYYRKDYIRDNINMLFLSFIIIIFLIILIRKYSKVLSKNLYPFLLNGLAKSETAAISYFKEDKWRFGSWIKARLAILYLQSIRTIKGVAYARHVVFHPFDGFWDLKHEKLGNLPAATVILILFTLSNIIQRQYTGFIFNQSNLARLNVLAEFAFVLIPFFLWVTVNWSFTTLMNGKGKFKDIYIATAYAFTPMIIINIPVTIISNFITMEEGAFIFIFSSIAVLWSLLLLFFGTMTTHQYETGKNFFLTILIIAGIIFSLFIGILFFNLSEQVIQFIRDIYTELFIRA
- a CDS encoding DUF5696 domain-containing protein → MKKIVIKNKLSIAIFFIILFQLMTGLIYADILENYQEIAENEHLVLFINHENSEVAVQDKDSGTIWYSNPPNRDEKETIARGSARNELNSQVLLSFYLPGNRRRHMNNYADSIVYNQFEIKEIENGVSIDYIIGEQWSDDDFVPTVIGKNNFETKILSNLEEDGRSFLLEQYHLLAIREKESGEDGIEIPRFNAEEVIGDYLFYLPEEELSERDQRLIIQDFLQYYVDNRSDIDGVAEIQAEDLAYLQEEGVYIQRRRIMPWDRDNILENIKKSGYTPDERILDYTSINIDPPDVNVRVFELSLEYIIDNKDLIVRVPMDKVIYPIDVIDRSQPDQEISLPIYSLHILPFFGAAGVDDEGYMFVPDGAGAIIDLNNEKTNLASYNRRLYGRDESLEAREEILRSGEELHLPVFGMKKNDKAFLAIIEEGDAYASIRASISGRNNSYNSVSSSFTTLPMAQFELGDGDDFEISRINIYQSRMPEGKIQLRYTFLEEENANYVGMAHSYQNYLIDNFQLSSLEAREHTPFILELLGAIDQQEPVFGIPRRVVTPMTSYSQVQDIIREFKENQVKNISLRMTGWSAGGERHFFPDKVRMERSLGSEEEFRILVDFLQEESIDFYPDHSFLNIYRNRLFDSYNRRSHAARFLTRGIAYIPDYNVATYQDEELRRNEKEILSARHLDGFLFGYMQDYSNYDLDSISFRYMGRQLNADFRPNPNRTIDRQQSLITTQGVFEELNRSQGFNIAVEGGNGYLLPYVNKIVRVPLFSTGSRLIDRGVPFIPIVLNGYIDFAGDPLNMSQNHFSLLKSIEVGAIPYYRGSYEDSFAIKGTDFDHDYALNYRQWFEEAVEFYHLVDELLRDTYSERIVDHQRLEENVFKTVYSNGVAVIVNYNNYTVNIDGLEVKGENFRVIQGEFE